The genomic segment AGCACGACAAACACAAGGATCGAAAGTACCGAGGCAAGGTTGTATAAAGTCGGCGTATCATACGTAAGTTTATAAATCCACGAAATCAACAGGTCGGTTGCGCCTGCCTTTGTCTGAATACTGTCGTCAAGATTCGGACCGCCGGCAGTAAGGAAGTATACCGCGCCGAAGTTGTTGATATTGGCGGCAAACTGCATAATGAGAATAGGCATCGTTTGGAACAGCACCAGCGGGAGTGTGATGCGGAAGAACTGCTGCATCTTATTCGCGCCGTCGATGGTTGCCGCCTCATAAATATCCGCAGGGATGGCCGTCATATTGCTGGTAATTAATATCATACTATACGGAAAGCCGATCCAAATATTGACCAACAGCATCGTAATCTTTGCCATAAACGGATCGGAAAGCCACTTAATCGGTTCACTTAAAAGACCGAACTGCATCAGCGAGCGGTTGATGGGGCCGAATGTTCCGTTTAAAAGGTTCGCCCAAATGAACAAGCTCAGCATAACCGGAATGGCATACGGTAGGATAAACACGGTTCGGAAGAATTTCGGCAGCTTGATGCGCTTGTCGACGAGGATAACCGCGAAGATCATACCGGTAAAGTAACAGGTTGTGGTTGCAAAGAACGCCCAGATAACCGTCCACAGAGCGACGCGCCCGAAGGCGGAAAACCAGCTGTTTGCCATCTTTGAATTAAACATCGTGATAAAGTTTTCAAAACCGACCCAATCGACAAGGTTGTTCGGCGGAATGTGCTTGGGTGATGAATAATTCGTAAAGGCAACCAGCGCCGAAAAGATGAGCGGCAAAACAGTGAAAAACAAGATCAAGAGGATCGCAGGGCTCAGTCCGAGATACGGAAAGGCCGATTCGACAAACTTCTTACGGGCTTCCGCCGCGGACGGATAACGCTGCTTTTCCACGATATAGGCCGCCGTTTTTTTGGCAGTGATCACGTTCGCAACATATATGCCGATAAATACGACGAGCAGCAATACGGTGATAAGGCCGCCGATCATCATGAAGATGGAATGATCCTTCATCTTGATAGGGACATTCGGTTTTTCTTCTCCGAGCGTGATAAGGCCGATCAGACTCCGCACGATGGGGCCTTTTCCATTGAACTGCATAACCGTCTGATCAAAAAAGATCAAAAATAATACCGCCAATTCCATCAAAGCGAAAAAGGCGCCGCGCACATATTGCTTTAAATAGAGGATCTGACCGAGCCCCATAAAGCACGTCGATGCGGTTGACGTCTTTTTGATAATTGATTTGTCGATAACGGCGGCACCTTGTAAGGTCGTTGTAGCCATTAAAACTCCTCCTTATATATTACCCATGTTCAAAAAAGATAAAGCCGCCGGGCTGTACCGTTTTATCCCTGCAGCGCAGGGAGAGGTATACCCGTGCCTTTTCATCTATTATCTGTGCGATTGATACCGGAGCCGTACCGCAATTGAGAATGAGGTCTATGCTCCGCGTAATCGGAACTCCCGTGCTTTCAACGGTCTCCGTAGTTTCCGCAGGTTCTACCGTTTCGGCATACTTTTGCAAATGAATAATTCTATTCGATTCGCTTTCGGTAAGCGGCACGTCATGCAGATATGAGTAACCGGAAGCGGTCATTGCCGGATGCGTATGGCGCAAAGCAATCAACTGCCGCATCATGCTCACCGGTTCGGCGTATTCACCTACTTCGATAGCCTGCCACGGCATACAGCGGCGGCAATCGGGATCATTTCCGCCTGCAAGCAAAACCTCGCTGCCGTAATAGATACACGGCGAACCGGGCAGGCTCAACAGCAGGGCGTATTGCTGCCATACGGCGGACACATCACCGCCGTTGCGGGTAAAAAGGCGCGGCGTATCATGGGAGTCCAGCAGATTAAACAGGCCTACGGTAACAGGTTCGGGATAGGCCGTAAAAACAGCGTTTATGTCCTGCTCCAAAGTCAGGGCGGGCAGCGTTTTATCGTAAAAGAATTTCCAGAAGCACAGCGCGAGCGGATAATTCATTACCGAATCCAACTCACCGCCGCGCAGCCACGGCAAGGCACTGCGCCATATTTCTCCAAGCAGGTAAAAGTCTTTTTTAAGACTGCGCATCCGCCGATAAAGCTGCCTGCAAAATGTGTGCGAAAGCTCATTCGCAACATCGAGCCGGAGCCCATCAATATCATAACTGCGCACCCATGTTTCGCATACGTTCAGTAGGTAATCGACGACGGCAGGATTATTGGTATTCAGCTTCGGCATCGTATCGACATACGCAAACGTACTGTACCGCCCGCTCTTTCCGTTTGTACCGGACGGTCGGCTTCGGCTCGCGGCGGCTTCACATTCCGGTTCTGCAACGGTTTCAAACGGCCATTCTTGTACGATAAACCAATCGAAATACGGCGAGGCTTTTCCATTGCGAACGACATCCTGCCACAGTGCAAAGTCCCAGCCGCAGTGGTTAAAGACGCCATCCAGCATCACTTTTATACCGCGTGCATGGGCTTCCTTTACCAACATGCATAAGTCTTCCGCAGTACCGAATGCAGGATCGATATTCAGATAATCGGATGTATCATACTTATGCACACTCGGCGAAGCATTAACCGGATTAAGATATAAGCCGGTAATGTTCAAATCGGCAAGATAGCCGAGCTTTTCGGTAATACCCCGAAGCGTACCGCCATAGTGTTCATTGTTGGTAACAGCATCCTCGGCAGCAGGCCACGGCAGAGCATTCGGTTTCTGCGAGGCGGTATCCCTGCAAAACCGATCGGGAAAAATTTGATACCACACTGTGCGGGGTACCCAATCCGGTACGCGGACGCATTCAGCGCCGTCCAGCCACGGAAACTCAAAACCGGGAAAATTACCGGTTATCCGGCGCAGCGTAACAAGCTCATCCGCCGTGTAAAACCCGTTTTCCAGACAGTAGCGGACATCGCCTTCATCTTGACCGTGCAGTTCAAAGCAGTATTTACACCGTCCATAAGGCGACGTAACCGTTACCTGCCACCATGTATGGTAGGGAAGATCTTTTTTGCGGGTGATTTCCTGCCGTTTGCCTTCCCATGCCCATCCGCCCGGTGTTACCGAACCGTCGAACGGATCTCCGTATACAATAAATACACGCCGTATGTCGCTGCCGGTTTTAAGGCTGATCATAAGTTCATTTTCATTGAGCGGATAACAAAAATTATCCGTACTGCGATGTTCTATTGCCGAAAACTGCATACCAAGCACCTATAGCTAAGGGAACTGTCAAAAACCCGATTCGCAATCCGTTTTACAGACTGTGAATCGGGTTTTAAAAGATACCGTTTGGGAACCTCTAAAAACGTGAGTTTTTAGAAATACCCTATTGTATCGACTCCATTGTAGCCGCAGCAGCATTCAGTTTTTCCGTAACATTGCCGCCGTCCCAGATATTCGCAAAAGTTGCATTCATTGCAGACCAGTATTTGCCCATTTCGGGAATGGTGGGCATCGGTGTTGCGTATTGCGCCTGTGCTAAAATACCTTGACTTAACGGATCGGTGATGGTGATATCGGAGCGGGGCGGAATTTGTTTGGTCATTTCGTACCGTTTTTCCAATATCGGCTTTGAAGTAAGGAATTTTGCAAAGTCTTGCGCTTCCGCCGGATGATCACTGTAAGCGCTGACAAAGGCCATGCGAAGACCGGAGAACGATGCCGGAGGATTGGTCATACCGGGAAATACCGGAATGGGTGCAATACCGTAGTTAAGGCCTGTTTTTGAAAAATCGGAGATCTTCCACGGACCGGTAATAATCATCGCGGCTTTACCTTCCGCAAACGAGGAATTGCAGAAATCGTCGGTAATGTCACCTGATGGAACATCGAGCATCTTCTTACGCAGGCTCTGGAAATAGGTTAAGCCGGTAATAGCATTGGGGCTATTGATGTTGTGCTGCTTGGGATCATCGCCGTTCGGGCCAAAAAGCGGTGCACCGAAGCCGCTCATAAAGATGTAGTTAAAGTATGCATTTCCGACACCCCAGACCAATGCATATTTATTTTGAGCTTTATCGTTCCACGTCTTTGCAAACGATTCCATCTCTTCCCATGTTTTGGGAGCTTCCGGCAACAAGTCTTTATTATAGAACAATGCGTAGGTTTCGATTGCAAGCGGATACCCGTAGTTTTTTCCCTCATACGCGGCGGATGTCAATGCAGCGGGGATAAAGTTATCGAGAACAGACGCATCGTCAAAGGGGAGAATATGACCGCCTGCGACAAGGGCGCCGATGTGGTCGTGCGGTGCAACAAAGATATCCGCACCGACACCTGCAGGGCCGTCCATTTCAATCTTTGTACGCGCATCGGTCGACTGAACCGGTTCATACACAAAGGATACGTTCGGATGCGTTTTTTTGTATTCTTCCGCAGCGAACAGCATAAAATCTTTTTCGGCGCCTTCGGATTCCCATATTTTGATGGTAACCGTTTCGCCTTTCATATCACCTTTCTTCTCGGAACCTCCGCCGCACCCCGTAAGAGCAAGAAGAAGCACCAAAGATACACAGGCCGAAAGCCCTATCATTGCTTTTTTCATATAACACCTCCAATCTGTTATGAAAAAAATCTACTAAACCTATTCGGAAACTTCCGTTTCTGAACAGGTTACCTT from the Treponema medium genome contains:
- a CDS encoding carbohydrate ABC transporter permease; translation: MATTTLQGAAVIDKSIIKKTSTASTCFMGLGQILYLKQYVRGAFFALMELAVLFLIFFDQTVMQFNGKGPIVRSLIGLITLGEEKPNVPIKMKDHSIFMMIGGLITVLLLVVFIGIYVANVITAKKTAAYIVEKQRYPSAAEARKKFVESAFPYLGLSPAILLILFFTVLPLIFSALVAFTNYSSPKHIPPNNLVDWVGFENFITMFNSKMANSWFSAFGRVALWTVIWAFFATTTCYFTGMIFAVILVDKRIKLPKFFRTVFILPYAIPVMLSLFIWANLLNGTFGPINRSLMQFGLLSEPIKWLSDPFMAKITMLLVNIWIGFPYSMILITSNMTAIPADIYEAATIDGANKMQQFFRITLPLVLFQTMPILIMQFAANINNFGAVYFLTAGGPNLDDSIQTKAGATDLLISWIYKLTYDTPTLYNLASVLSILVFVVLVPFAVYNFTHTKAFKEGEL
- a CDS encoding glycoside hydrolase family 13 protein; this translates as MQFSAIEHRSTDNFCYPLNENELMISLKTGSDIRRVFIVYGDPFDGSVTPGGWAWEGKRQEITRKKDLPYHTWWQVTVTSPYGRCKYCFELHGQDEGDVRYCLENGFYTADELVTLRRITGNFPGFEFPWLDGAECVRVPDWVPRTVWYQIFPDRFCRDTASQKPNALPWPAAEDAVTNNEHYGGTLRGITEKLGYLADLNITGLYLNPVNASPSVHKYDTSDYLNIDPAFGTAEDLCMLVKEAHARGIKVMLDGVFNHCGWDFALWQDVVRNGKASPYFDWFIVQEWPFETVAEPECEAAASRSRPSGTNGKSGRYSTFAYVDTMPKLNTNNPAVVDYLLNVCETWVRSYDIDGLRLDVANELSHTFCRQLYRRMRSLKKDFYLLGEIWRSALPWLRGGELDSVMNYPLALCFWKFFYDKTLPALTLEQDINAVFTAYPEPVTVGLFNLLDSHDTPRLFTRNGGDVSAVWQQYALLLSLPGSPCIYYGSEVLLAGGNDPDCRRCMPWQAIEVGEYAEPVSMMRQLIALRHTHPAMTASGYSYLHDVPLTESESNRIIHLQKYAETVEPAETTETVESTGVPITRSIDLILNCGTAPVSIAQIIDEKARVYLSLRCRDKTVQPGGFIFFEHG
- a CDS encoding maltose ABC transporter substrate-binding protein; this translates as MKKAMIGLSACVSLVLLLALTGCGGGSEKKGDMKGETVTIKIWESEGAEKDFMLFAAEEYKKTHPNVSFVYEPVQSTDARTKIEMDGPAGVGADIFVAPHDHIGALVAGGHILPFDDASVLDNFIPAALTSAAYEGKNYGYPLAIETYALFYNKDLLPEAPKTWEEMESFAKTWNDKAQNKYALVWGVGNAYFNYIFMSGFGAPLFGPNGDDPKQHNINSPNAITGLTYFQSLRKKMLDVPSGDITDDFCNSSFAEGKAAMIITGPWKISDFSKTGLNYGIAPIPVFPGMTNPPASFSGLRMAFVSAYSDHPAEAQDFAKFLTSKPILEKRYEMTKQIPPRSDITITDPLSQGILAQAQYATPMPTIPEMGKYWSAMNATFANIWDGGNVTEKLNAAAATMESIQ